GCGGCGCCCGAACCCCGCCGCCTCAGCCGAACGCGACCGAGCAGTTCCGCCCCTGCCGCTTCGCGCGATAAAGCGCGGCATCGGCTTCGTTGACGAGCGTCTCGTGCGTGAGCGCGCCGACGTGCGCGGCCGCGCCGCCGACGCTCGCCGTCACCGGCACCCGCACGCCTTCCGCTTCGATCGGCGTGTTGCCGATCGTCTGCCTGATCTTCTCGGCGACGTGCATCGCCTCGTCGAGCGACGTGCACGGCAGCAGCAGCGCGAATTCCTCGCCGCCGAAGCGGCCGAACGTGTCCTGCGTGCGCACGACGTCCGCGACGCGCTGCGCCATCACGCGCAGCACGTTGTCTCCGACGACATGGCCGAAGCGATCGTTGATCGCCTTGAAGTGGTCGAGATCGAACAGCAGCACCGACAGATTGCCGCCGTAGCGCTGCCAGCGGGAGAATTCATCGCGCAGCCGCGCCTCGAAGAAGCGCCGGTTCGCGATGCCCGTCAGGCCGTCGCGGTTCGCGTATTCCTGCAGTTTCGCCACGGCCTCCTCGCGCTCGCGCTGCATCACGCTCACGTGCGTGACATCGGAGATCGTCACGCAGACGGCCTCCACTTCGCGTGCCCGCGCGATCGGCACGAACGTGCAGTCCTGCTGCATGAAGTCAACGCCGCCCGTGATCGGCCGGTCATGATCGAAGCGGAACAGATACGGGCGCTGCTCCCACGAGCTGAACGCGAAGCCGCCGAGCTGGAACACGCTCTCGATCTTGCGCGACAGCCAAGCGCGCGGCAGATCCGGAAAACTGTCGAACAGATTGCGGCCGATCACGTCGGCGGCCGCAACGCCGCTGTGGTCTTGCATGAACCGGTTCCACATGAGTACCCTCATCTCGCGGTCGAGCACGAAAATGCCGAAGCTGACCCGTTCGATGACGAGATCGCTCAGCGAGGAAAGCAGGTTCATAAGCTGGACAGCAACAAATCGAGCGCGTCGCTCATGTGGCGAATCGAATCTTCCGCGAGCAGCATCACGAAATGCGTGCGCGCACCGTCGTCCGCGACGCCGAAATTCACTTCGAGAAGGAGTGTCTCGCTCCACGCGAGCACGTCGGGCTGGAACACGTCGTCGAGCGCGATGTCTTCGCCGAGCAGCCCCGGCGGCGAAAACACCGGCGTGCGCCCGAGCTCGTCGAGGATCGACGATACGCACGCGCCCATCAGCACGTTCGCCATGTCGAACACGAGCTCGGCCTGCGTGACGGTGCCGAATTCGTCATCCGCGTACGCGTCGTCGACGAGCGACACGAGCTGGCCGACGCCCGCGCTGCGGCACAGCATCAGCGCCTCGCCCTTGATGTCCGAGCGAAAGCCCTGGCGCACCGCAGTCACGTTGTCGTGGATGCCCGTCATGTCGCGCAGCACGCGGCCGACGTCGGCCGCGCGCACGACGCGCACGCGCGGCACCGACAGCTCGATGAAGGTGCCGAGGAGAAGCGCGAGCCGCGCCGCCGCGCGTCCCATCGCGAGGTTGGCGATCTCCTGCAGGGCGTCACGTTGCTCCGCCGTCAACACCGTCTCAGACATACAACCCATACTCCTTGAGAATGGGCAGCAATGCTTCCGAGGTGACGGGCTTGGCGACGAAAGCCACCGCGCCCAGCTCGCGCACGCGTGCCTGCGCCATCGGTTGGATATCGGCTGACACGACGATCACGAACGTGTTCAGATCCTCGCCGCGCAACGTCTCGAGCACTTCGTAGCCGTTCATGTCCGGCATCGTCAGATCGAGAAACATCACCGATGCCTTGCCGTCGCGATACAGCGCCAGCGCCTCGCAACCGTTCGACGCATAGTGCACATCGACGTCCCAGTCCGCCGGCAGCGCCTTCGTCAGCAGCTTGCGGGCAAGCAAGGAATCGTCGGCGATCACAATCGGCAGGGGCATGGCTGTCGTAGCGGTAAACGGAGTCGTGTGTCTCGCGTTAACGACGGTTCGCCGCGCTTCTTTAGGCAAGGTGCAACTGACGCCGCGAGGGACGAACCATGCGCGAACCGCTCGGCTCGCAAGACCCGGCTCGACGCGCCGGACACACCCGCCCGCGGATGAGCCTCGTCGAGGCCGCGCCCGGGCATCGCGGGCGTTTTCCGCATAGGAAAGCGATGCGCGATTCTGGGAGTAAACCCGGTGCGTTGCAACTCGCCATTTTGGGCGGTTCGAACAGAATTGATTAGCGCGAAATCGAATCCGGGAATAGCTCGAATTGTTTTCGCGATAAGCACGCAAATTATTCCTTTGCTTACGTTTGCGCTTTTGAATTCGTCGCTGTTTGCGCGCAGCGGCCGGAACCGCCGGAAATCCAGGCTTGCTCAACCTCCGTGCCGCATACGGATCGCACACGCGCGACTCGTTTATGATGCCGATCAATCCCTTCCGCATTCGTTCACCCACCATGACGCCCGAACGGCCCGACGCCTCACGCCCGACATCGACCGACAACGATTGGGAGGACGATGCGTCGTTCGCGCCGGGCGCGCCGGAACACGATTTCGCGGTGCGGCGCGTGACGCTCATCGTGATGCTCATCGCCGCGATCGTGCTGCCTTGCGTATACGTCGCGGTGATGGCGTACAACGACATGCGCACGCGCGAGGCGACCGCGCGCGACGTGACGATGCGCACCGTGCGCGTCGCCGAGGAGCATGCGCTGAAGGTGTTCGATTTGTCGGAGACGCTCGATGCACGAATCGTCGATCTCGTGCAGGATCTCGACGACGCCGCGGTGCGCAACGCCGAAGCCGACATCCACGACGCGCTCAACACGATCGGCGGCGGCTATCCGCAGGTCGCATCGGTGTCGATCTTCGGCGCGAGCGGGATGCTGCTCGCGAACAGTCTCTATTACCCGGCGCCGCATGCGTCGATCGCGAACCGCGACGATTTCGTCGGCATCCGCGACGGCAAGGTGATCGAGCACATCTCGCGCGTGATGCCGGGGCCGCTGAAGGCGGCGAATCCGGGGCCCGTGTTCAACACGGGCGTCGCGCGCCGCCATAGCGACGGAACGTTCGCGGGGATGGTGTCGATCGCGCTGAAGTCGTCGTATTTCAACGCGTTCTACCGGGATCTGCTCGGCGGCGCCGACACGCCGATGTCGATGGCGCTCACGCGCACCGACGGCGCCGTGCTCGCATCGTATCCGCCCGCGTCGAGCGACGCCGCCGCGCAGGCCGACAGCGCGAGCCCGTTCGGCGGCGCGCAAGGCGATCAGCACGCGGGCATCGTGCGCGTGAAGCGCGACGGCGACAGCGAAATCGTCGCGTACCGGCAGGTCGGCAGCTATCCGGTGTTCGTGTCCTGCGCGTACCGCACGTCGGCGATCCGCCACGCGTGGTACGAGCACCTGAGCGTGCTGTTCATCTCGATGTTCGCGCCGTCCGCCGCGCTGTGGGGCGTGATCTGGCTGTCGCTCAAGCGGCTGCGCGCGGAGGAGCAGGCGTGGGAGCGCTGGCAGGCGGAGGCGTCGATGCGGCGCTCGATCGAATCCGCGTACCGACAGTCGCGCAAGATGGAGGCGCTCGGCAATCTGGTCGGCAGCGTCGCGCACGACTTCAACAATCTGCTGATGATCATCTCGAGCAACGTGCAGATTGCGCGGCGGCGCGGCGTCCAGCATCTGGACACCGAGCTCGCCGCGATCGAACGCGCGCTGAAGAACGGCCAGTCGCTGACGCGCCAGTTGCTCGGCGTCGCGCGCAAGCAGCCGCTGCGCAACGAGACGATCGACATCGCGCAGTGGCTCGCGTCGTGCCGCGAACTGCTGAAGACGTCGCTCGGCTCGAAGTCGACGCTCGCCGTCGACACGCAGCTCGATGTGTGGCCCGTGCGCGTCGACGTCGCGGAGCTGGAGCTCGCGG
The nucleotide sequence above comes from Burkholderia thailandensis E264. Encoded proteins:
- a CDS encoding response regulator, which translates into the protein MPLPIVIADDSLLARKLLTKALPADWDVDVHYASNGCEALALYRDGKASVMFLDLTMPDMNGYEVLETLRGEDLNTFVIVVSADIQPMAQARVRELGAVAFVAKPVTSEALLPILKEYGLYV
- a CDS encoding hybrid sensor histidine kinase/response regulator, giving the protein MTPERPDASRPTSTDNDWEDDASFAPGAPEHDFAVRRVTLIVMLIAAIVLPCVYVAVMAYNDMRTREATARDVTMRTVRVAEEHALKVFDLSETLDARIVDLVQDLDDAAVRNAEADIHDALNTIGGGYPQVASVSIFGASGMLLANSLYYPAPHASIANRDDFVGIRDGKVIEHISRVMPGPLKAANPGPVFNTGVARRHSDGTFAGMVSIALKSSYFNAFYRDLLGGADTPMSMALTRTDGAVLASYPPASSDAAAQADSASPFGGAQGDQHAGIVRVKRDGDSEIVAYRQVGSYPVFVSCAYRTSAIRHAWYEHLSVLFISMFAPSAALWGVIWLSLKRLRAEEQAWERWQAEASMRRSIESAYRQSRKMEALGNLVGSVAHDFNNLLMIISSNVQIARRRGVQHLDTELAAIERALKNGQSLTRQLLGVARKQPLRNETIDIAQWLASCRELLKTSLGSKSTLAVDTQLDVWPVRVDVAELELAVINLAVNARDAMPHGGRFKISAHNMTFRREDGFPLTGDFVQISVEDTGLGMAPDVLARAFEPLFTTKAKGMGTGLGLPQVFAFCERSGGLATIDSEVGAGTSVRMYLPRTADAVPPVDAPNAVGEPAASTPAGLRILLVEDNSEVAAGTEALLELLGHQVTHAPNADDALRMLDDAGAAPGAPGAFDLVISDIHMPGTINGIDLAEAIERGDMKLPVILVTGYAEEFDRTRRVHARLLSKPFDIALLDELLQQIQHERDARLAGHAD
- a CDS encoding chemotaxis protein CheC, translating into MSETVLTAEQRDALQEIANLAMGRAAARLALLLGTFIELSVPRVRVVRAADVGRVLRDMTGIHDNVTAVRQGFRSDIKGEALMLCRSAGVGQLVSLVDDAYADDEFGTVTQAELVFDMANVLMGACVSSILDELGRTPVFSPPGLLGEDIALDDVFQPDVLAWSETLLLEVNFGVADDGARTHFVMLLAEDSIRHMSDALDLLLSSL
- a CDS encoding sensor domain-containing diguanylate cyclase — encoded protein: MNLLSSLSDLVIERVSFGIFVLDREMRVLMWNRFMQDHSGVAAADVIGRNLFDSFPDLPRAWLSRKIESVFQLGGFAFSSWEQRPYLFRFDHDRPITGGVDFMQQDCTFVPIARAREVEAVCVTISDVTHVSVMQREREEAVAKLQEYANRDGLTGIANRRFFEARLRDEFSRWQRYGGNLSVLLFDLDHFKAINDRFGHVVGDNVLRVMAQRVADVVRTQDTFGRFGGEEFALLLPCTSLDEAMHVAEKIRQTIGNTPIEAEGVRVPVTASVGGAAAHVGALTHETLVNEADAALYRAKRQGRNCSVAFG